The Flavobacterium commune genome contains a region encoding:
- the aroB gene encoding 3-dehydroquinate synthase, producing the protein MQTIQANNYPIYFNEKGYEALNLHLSQNKYSNIFILVDSNTNEFCLPKLLPYIETDLNVEIIEFEAGEENKNIETCVEVWKVLTELGGDRKSLVINLGGGVVTDLGGFVASTFKRGVDFIHIPTTLLSMVDASVGGKNGVDLGNLKNQIGVINVPNMVLIDTQYLETVPQNEMRSGLAEMLKHGLIYDKKYWEEFLDISTIDFDALDQLIYRSVEIKNEIVKQDPTEKNIRKALNFGHTLGHAIEGYFLESEVKTTLLHGEAIAVGMILESYISLKKGLISQEEYIQIKTVLKSIYEDIIFEEADIDPILELLIHDKKNEYGSIQFALIEGIGKIKINQAVENELILEAFEDYKS; encoded by the coding sequence ATGCAAACAATTCAAGCCAATAACTACCCAATCTATTTTAACGAAAAAGGATACGAAGCTTTAAATCTTCATCTAAGCCAAAATAAATATTCTAACATATTCATTCTTGTAGATAGCAATACCAATGAGTTTTGTTTACCAAAATTATTGCCTTATATCGAAACCGATTTGAATGTTGAAATTATCGAATTTGAAGCTGGTGAGGAAAACAAAAACATTGAAACCTGCGTTGAAGTTTGGAAAGTTCTTACTGAGCTTGGCGGAGACAGAAAAAGTCTTGTTATTAATTTAGGTGGCGGTGTGGTTACTGATCTTGGTGGTTTTGTAGCTTCTACTTTCAAAAGAGGCGTTGACTTCATTCACATCCCAACTACTCTACTCTCTATGGTAGATGCTTCGGTAGGTGGAAAAAACGGGGTTGATTTAGGAAATTTAAAAAACCAAATTGGTGTTATCAATGTGCCAAATATGGTTCTTATAGATACTCAATATTTAGAAACGGTTCCTCAAAACGAAATGCGTTCCGGTCTTGCCGAAATGTTGAAACACGGTTTAATTTACGATAAAAAATACTGGGAAGAATTTCTGGATATTTCAACTATTGATTTTGATGCACTTGACCAATTAATTTACCGATCGGTAGAAATTAAAAACGAGATTGTAAAACAGGATCCTACTGAGAAAAACATTAGAAAAGCTTTAAATTTCGGACATACTTTAGGTCATGCTATTGAAGGTTATTTTTTGGAGAGCGAAGTTAAAACTACCCTGCTTCACGGTGAAGCAATTGCAGTGGGAATGATACTTGAAAGTTATATTTCATTAAAGAAAGGACTAATTTCTCAAGAAGAATATATCCAAATTAAAACAGTATTAAAGTCTATTTACGAAGATATTATTTTTGAAGAAGCAGACATCGATCCTATTTTAGAATTATTAATTCATGATAAAAAGAATGAATACGGAAGCATTCAGTTTGCATTAATTGAAGGTATCGGAAAGATTAAAATCAATCAAGCTGTTGAGAATGAATTGATTCTTGAAGCCTTTGAAGATTACAAATCTTAA